The Nerophis ophidion isolate RoL-2023_Sa linkage group LG24, RoL_Noph_v1.0, whole genome shotgun sequence genome includes a region encoding these proteins:
- the LOC133542525 gene encoding gastrula zinc finger protein XlCGF8.2DB-like — MEQEDLQPPQIKAEEEEPQTPHIKEEEEEHRISQEGENLKWLEEVDVTTMPLTVVIVKSEDDEVKGESEGQMEAEPPSSSSTEADGDHCGGSQADKLLAPLSDSEDTTSHSPDTDDEGDKTCHHDNARLTCSHCDETFHHRCNLKRHMRIHTGEKPFSCSICHQSYCDQSTLARHMTTHTGEKRFVCSVCGKQFARKCKLQSHTRIHTGERPFTCSVCGKGISEKDKLKIHMRIHTCEKPFICSVCGKGFARKYKLKSHMKIHTGEKPFICSMCGKAFARKDGLQIHMRTHTGEKRYSCPCCNISVCNHQALVAHIRIHTGEKPFRCSVCGKDFIENKRLNRHMKTHTGEKVFSCGVCDEKFSDNYQFQQHLCAGENRSGK; from the coding sequence ATGGAGCAGGAAGATCTGCAGCCCCCTCAAATTAAAGCGGAAGAGGAGGAGCCacagacccctcacattaaagaggaagaggaggaacaccgcATCAGTCAAGAGGGAGAGAATCTTAAATggctggaggaggttgatgtcaccacgatgccactgactgttgtcattgtgaagagtgaagatgatgaggtcaaaggtgaaagtgaggggCAGATGGAGGCGGAGCCTCCGAGCAGCAgctcaacagaagctgatggggaccactgtggaggatcacaagcagacaagctcttagctccactatcagatagtgaggacacaacgtcacactctcctgacactgatgatgaaggtgataagacatgtcaccatgacaacgcaCGCCTGACGTGTTCTCACTGCGACGAAACCTTTCATCACCGTTGTaacctgaaaagacacatgagaatacacaccggagaaaaacccttCTCCTGCTCAATCTGCCACCAAAGCTATTGCGACCAGTCGACGCTCGCAagacacatgaccacacacaccggagagaaacgTTTCGTTTGTTCAGTGTGCGGTAAGCAATTTGCGAGGAAATGTAAGCTGCAATCCCACACGAGAATACACACCGGTGAAAGACCGTTTACCTGTTCAGTCTGCGGTAAGGGTATTTCAGAAAAAGACAAgttaaaaatacacatgcgaatACACACCTGTGAAAAACCTTTCATCTGTTCAGTGTGTGGTAAAGGTTTCGCACGGAAATACAAATTGAAATcccacatgaaaatacacaccgGCGAAAAACCGTTCATCTGTTCGATGTGCGGTAAAGCTTTCGCGCGGAAAGACGGGCtgcaaatacacatgagaacgcacaccgggGAAAAACGGTATTCCTGTCCGTGCTGCAACATTAGCGTTTGTAACCACCAAGCACTGGTAGCGCACATCAgaatacacaccggagaaaaacctttcaggtGCTCAGTCTGCGGTAAGGATTTTATTGAAAACAAACGTTTGAAccgacacatgaaaacacacaccgGCGAGAAAGTGTTCAGTTGCGGTGTGTGTGATGAGAAATTCTCTGATAATTACCAGTTTCAACAACACCTGTGCGCTGGTGAGAACCGCAGCggcaaataa
- the yipf6 gene encoding protein YIPF6 translates to MATAAEASRPFAGLSDVSVPEDTPVEGDISVPVGSTRPDEEFSTLDEPVKETILRDLRAVGKKFVHVLYPKQSSELLRDWDLWGPLLLCVTLALLLQGGAADHQDQGGPQFAEVFVIVWFGSIIITLNSKLLGGTISFFQSLCVLGYCILPLTVAMVVCRLVLLGSTGTVSFAVRLAVVAASFAWSTFASTAFLAGSQPPNRKGLVVYPVFLFYFVIGWMVLTFSPSQ, encoded by the exons ATGGCGACAGCGGCGGAGGCCAGCAGGCCGTTCGCGGGGCTGTCCGACGTCTCGGTGCCGGAGGACACCCCCGTGGAGGGCGACATCTCCGTCCCCGTGGGCTCGACCAGGCCGGACGAGGAGTTCTCCACGCTGGATGAGCCGGTGAAGGAGACCATCCTGCGGGACCTCCGCGCGGTGGGCAAGAAGTTCGTCCACGTCCTGTACCCCAAGCAGAGCTCGGAGCTGCTGCGGGACTGGGACCTGTGGGGGCCCCTGCTGCTCTGCGTCACCCTGGCGCTCCTCCTGCAGGGCGGTGCGGCCGACCACCAGGACCAGGGGGGGCCGCAGTTTGCTGAG GTCTTCGTCATCGTCTGGTTCGGCTCCATCATCATCACGCTCAATTCCAAGCTGCTGGGCGGGACCATCTCCTTCTTCCAGAGCCTGTGCGTGCTGGGCTACTGCATCCTGCCGCTGACCGTCGCCATGGTCGTGTGTCGGCTGGTTCTGCTCGGCAGCACGGGCACGGTGAGCTTCGCCGTGCGGCTGGCGGTGGTCGCCGCCTCCTTCGCCTGGTCCACCTTCGCCTCCACGGCCTTCCTCGCCGGGAGCCAGCCGCCCAACCGCAAGGGGCTGGTGGTGTACCCGGTGTTCCTCTTCTACTTCGTCATCGGCTGGATGGTCCTGACCTTCTCGCCGTCGCAGTAG